CGAAGAGCTAAATCAAGGTATGCAGGAGTTTGGCTCAAGGAATGAAAATGTGAACCCACTTGCGGAAGCAATGGGGTTGGAGAACTTCAGACAAGCAACACAAGGGCCGAAAGTGATTGTGGAGAGGATGACTTGTGATCTGCAAATGGAGGAAGTAAGGGAGAACCCCCCAACTCAGCAATGTGAAACAATGTCAGATGGAGCAATCATGTTCACAAGCTGGGGGGAGAAGGATAGACAAGGGAGGAGAACAAGGTAGAACAGGCTgaaaaaaaaggaagacaaataGAAGACACTGCCCTAACAAGTGTCCTCTGAAAAGGAAAGCTGTAACAGATATTGCTTATGCCTCCATTCAGTTTGGGGATGAAGAAGATGATGCTGACTCATCCATGGCTCGAAGagcaaaaaaagggaaaacactcCAACAAGTGGGAAGCACAAGTGGAGCTGGTTCTTCAAGCCAAGGAGGTCGAATCAATCAAGTGAGTGCAGTTGAATTTGAGATGAACTTAGCTGTGATATTCAGAACGGAAGGGCTTGCGGTGGTTGACCCAAATCAACCACCTCCTCCAACATGAAGGGACTGATATGGAACTGTAGGGGTCTTAGCAACCCAACTGCCCCTATAGTTTCGAAAATAAAACTCTTAGTTGGGAACCATTCCCCTGATTTTGTTTTTCTGATGGAAacgaagagaaagaaaaaagcaGTTTACAATAAGTTTAGATCTTTTGGGTACATGTACTGGGGGGAATGGATGCTGTAGGTTCTAGTGGTGGTTTATTTTTAggttggaagaagaagagtCAATTCACAATAGCCTTTAGTTGTTTAAACTTCATTGTAGTTGATGTGAATGATGAGATTAATGGAAAGTGGAGTTTGATTTTGGCTTACGGTGATCCTTACCATGAGAACAGAGAAAAAGTATGGCAACAACTCAGTCCATGGACAACCAACAGTAGTAATGAACCGGTTTTGTTAGTGGGGGATTTCAACCAAGTGGACTCACAAACAGATAAACAGGGGGGAAACAAGTCGAAGATAAGGGGAATCAATAAGTTTACAGAATGGAGAGAACAGCACAAGCTGTATATTTTAGAATTCAGTGGACTAAGATTCACTTGGACGAATGGAAGGAGGGGGAAAAACAGAATAATGGAAAGATTGGACAAAGCATACGCAAATCAAGAGTGGATGAGCAAATTCCCACAAGCTCAGCTTATAAACGGGACGATTGCTACCTCAGACCATGGACCAATAATCCTGATGACAAGCAAggaaaaaaagcaagttaagaGGGGGTACAAAGTTGAAGCTTGGAGTTTGGAGTATGATCAATGTCTTCAGACAGCAAAATCAAATTGGGATAGAGAAGTAAGAGGCTCCCCTATGTATAGATGTGCTAGGAAAATCCAATACTGTGGAGAAGGAATGAAAAAGTGGAGTCTAGAAAAGAGGAAAGACTGGTCTGGGAAGTGGGATTGTTTTGAAAGGGACATGGTGGAAGCACAATTACTACTGGAAAATTCAGGAAATGATGAGAAATTTGAAGAAGTAAAGTCTCGATTGGAGGAGTATGCAGGGAACATGGCAAAGTACTGGAAACAACAGGCAAAAATTAAATGGAATTGCGCAGGTGATGCGTGCTCAAGATACTTCTTCAATTTTGTGAAAGGTAGGAAAGCTAGAAATAAAATCGAAGGGTTGAAAGACGAGGATGACAATTGGATTGtgaatgaaaaggaaatctCAAAGTTGATTAACGATCACTTCAGAGACATTTACCAGGTGAATCAGGAGGAAAATGGTAGCAACAGGGATGACCAAATTAGAAAAGGGATAGAAGCTATAGATAAAAGTTTATCCAGCGAACAGATCGAGTGGTTGTTGAGACCATACATTGAGGAGGAGATCAAAAAAGCTTTGTTCGATATGAGCCCATGGAAATCACCGGGGCCGGATGGCATTCCAGCAGGTTTCTATCAAAAATATTGGGAGTGGGTTAAGGAGGATGTGGTGAATGCGGTGAGATCTGCCCTTGAAAGTGGTAATATACTACGAGATTTTAACGCTACTAACATCGCCTTAATTCCAAAAAGTGAAAACGCGGACAAAGTTTCGTTGTTTAGGCCAATAAGTCTTTGGAATGTTATCTACAAGATTGTGTCCAAATGCATCACTAATAGACTAAGGTTTGTCATGGATAGTATAGTGGGTCATCACCAAAATGCCTTTATTCCGGGTAGGGCCATCTCGGACAACATTCTCATTGCACATGAAGTGATAGAGCACATAAGGAGTTCGAAAAAAGGGGAAATCACAAAAGTGGCGATAAAGGCGGATATGAGCAAAGCGTATGATAGGATTAAATGGGATTTTCTTGAAAAAGTTTTGACCAAGATGAGGTTCCCGGCAATTCTAGTTAAAACCATCATGAGTTGTGTAACCTCAGTTTCATATTCTATTCTTCTTAATGGTCAACCACAAGAACGATTTAACCCGGGATGTGGGCTAAGGCAAGgtgatctgaaggaaataatgcccttggtccaagtatgcattctatgttaagtctaataaatgcggttcagtattaattaacaagttaataattcagtgagaccaagtgagctgaatgcctagctagaggccgcttcagttcaagtggaattaatgatattaatccacagcttactcttgactgaacccgtagggtcacacaaatagtacgtaaacggatcaagtatttaatggcattaaatactctatctatggatattcggaatcgacggatcttggtttcagtgggagctgagatcgtcacaagcaagaaatgaatactccggaaacgatgatattgccggaaacggaaatatggatcgtatcggaaatataaatattatccaagtcgtagatgttgctggaaacggaaacatggtacatatcggaaaatattatcggaaatggaaatattgccggaatcggaaatattgccggaaacggaaatattgtcagaatcggaaatattatcggaatcggaaaataattccggaaacggaaatattaaatatttgttcgaaacggaaattaattccggaatcggaaatattaaatattgttcgtatcggaaatgaattccggaatcgggaaatttaatcggaagagtatcgtacgaattagcatcggacgaggcccgctagacgaaggcccagcacgaagccaggccatcgaccagcgagccgcacgcaccaacgcacgcctcgaccaggcccagccaagggcgcgcgcgcgcagcacagcagcgtgggctgtgcgcctgtcgtgggccgcaaggctaggcttgcgcgggtgcacggcttgtgcaatgcttgtgcgggaaatcctaatcctattaggatttgtgcaaagattaaaatcctaatcctattagatttgctttgttctttagagtcctaataaagttctaactagcaaatccacatcctaggattaaattgttttaaaattttaatttgaaattttcagttcatataatttaaattaattttaaaattaataatttaaattgttttcttggattttaattttgaatattataattatgataaattttatttattctaattattttactaaaattaaaaatcttgaattaatttaaattcgactaaaaataaattaaatgagtggattcaattataaatttatatgagctttaaattt
This genomic stretch from Spinacia oleracea cultivar Varoflay chromosome 3, BTI_SOV_V1, whole genome shotgun sequence harbors:
- the LOC130470563 gene encoding uncharacterized protein; this translates as MATETPHVDSSSEYSIPYSELFPLVKFTGFSSTKWGFLREFGSRNENVNPLAEAMGLENFRQATQGPKVIVERMTCDLQMEEVRENPPTQQCETMSDGAIMFTSWGEKDRQGRRTR